From the genome of Dasypus novemcinctus isolate mDasNov1 unplaced genomic scaffold, mDasNov1.1.hap2 scaffold_635, whole genome shotgun sequence:
GCCTGTGGCTGTGCCCGCCTCCCCACACCTGCCCCCCACAACCTGTCTCCCAGACACCCCCCATCTggcctctcttcccctctcctccctccacgCCGGCCTCCACGCTCTTCCCGGAACATGCTGGTCCCTTCACAGGCTTCGCGCTGCCTGGAGGCTCTTCCCTGGGCACCTGCACAACCCACTCCTCTCCTCAGGCCTCGGACCCGGTTAGTACCAACCGCTTCCCCACAAGGGCGTCCCCAACCCCCGTCCAGCCACTGCACAACACGCCGCTGTGCTCGCTGGTTTCCTGTCCCCCAGCTAGACAGGAGCGTGTGAGGACGATGCCCCCGTCCTCTCTGCTCCCCGCTATACCCCCAATAGTGCCCAGGATGGAGAAAATGTTTGTCTtctgttaaataaatgaaattgtaccCTGGAGATTTAAAAGCATCTCCACTTGAGTACTCTGGGTTCGGAGAGCTCCTGAAGGCAATTATGGGAAACTGAAAGAGCTACTGCTTCTATCACACTTGCGTGGGCAGCTGACTTTGCACACGTTAACTCTTTATATTCACCCGAACCCCCTGCCCCctgacaaaggaagaagaaacgaTGGCCCGGAGAGCTCGAGGTGCCTCTGTAGCACACACATGCCCAGCCACGGGGACAGATGGCTCTGAAAGGCGGACTCCAGAAGCCACGTGCCCGCTGCTCCCCCGCCACTCCGCAGATCTCAGTGCCCTTCCAGACACCTCACCTTGACTCCTTTCTTCTTGGTCTGCTCCAGGAAAAAGGTGTCCTGGCCAAGCAACGGCTGGTCCAGTGGGTCTGCGGAGACAGGGACAagaggctgggggcgggggggggggggggggcgcattCCAGCCAGAGAAAGGGGCGTGTCCCTCGGGGTTCTGCCCCATCCTTCATCATTTCACAAATGATGGCACTGACACCAAGGGAAGGACAACTGCCAGACCCCAAGGGGCCTCGAAGGACAGGCAAACCAGCCTGCCAACAGGAGCCAGAAAGCAAGGGAGAGTCAGGCTGAGGGGCAGGTGCCCCAACCACTGAGGAAACTCAACACCACTGTGAGACAGCTGAAGCCACACCCACAGAGCCCCTCAGACATGGTGCTCCTGTGCAGTGCACCACGCACACAACTGCACAGGTGGCCCTGTCCCCTCCCCACAGGTGAGAGTGGGTCACTCACTGTTTGGGGCCCAGAGATCGTAGAAGGGCCGCTCCACGGTGTCCTGAGGCCCAGGCCTGGTCTTGGTCACGGGAGGGTGgaggagccgggcctgggccctGCGCACCTCCCGGGGCAGCTCGCCCTGCTTCGCCAGCCTCTCCCATAGCTGCTCTTTCCGCTTAAGCTTCTTGGCGTTGGGGACCTGGTGGGCGAGGatgctgggtggggaggggcagcacAGGAGCAGCAGGTGAGGCAGCGGCTGGAGAAGTGGCCTGGTCCCCCTGCTCCCCCATCGCCCCTGCAGCAGCTCTCCAGCATCTCCCTCCCTGCATCCTCCAATGCACAGCTGCTCAGggcccctcccagccctcccctgcccccgAGTGGCCTCCAGACCCAGTAACACAACGTCTCCTAGGTCCTCACCCTGGACAGCCTCTAGGCACCTCACACTCATCCTGTCACAAGCAACCTTAGCATCACCCCCACACCCACTCCGCCTCCAGAGCGCCCCTCAGGGGCGGCCACCTGCCCACGCTGTTCCCTGTTCACCTTGTCCTGgacctctcctttcccctcctccagCGGTCGGTCAGAAGCCCTGTCTGCCCCTGAACACGGCTCCCCCCAGACCCCCTCCATCCCCCAGCCTGGCCTAGGCCCCCAGTGGCTGTCTGGGCTGCGGACCCTGACCTCCAGGCTCCCGCTTTCCAAAGCCCAAACGCGATCCCCTCCCCTCTGGCCCCAACCCTAACCCTCCCCCCCAACAGCCCTCGCCCATCCCCCATGCCATGGAATTCCTTTAGGGCCAAGAAGTGGGTGGGGGCTGCTACAGAGAAGGGCATGGGGCTGGTGGGACAGCAGGGTCTGGGGTGGCGGGACACTCACTCTTTGGGGGCAGGGATCTTAGATGTGTTTTCAAGGATGAGGTCAACCCGCAGGGGTTTCTTGAGGAGCAGTGACTTCTTCTGGCCTTTGGTCCTTTTCTTGCGctctgggagtgggagaaaggggaggagTCAAGGCCTCAAGCCTCCCCAGTGCTGGAGACACCCCCCTCTACTGATGCCATCGAACCTGCAGCCCAGGGCACACCTGGACATCTCCAGGTTGATCCCAGCTCCCGcctgacagaagaggcccccccaAGGGAAGGGCCAAGGGTGCCCGAGCactgccctccaccccacctgCATTCTGGACCAGCAGGAGGGAGGTCCTTTGCTGGGGACACAGAGGGGGTCAGAGCCGTGGCCTGCACATGTGGGGCTCCCAGATGCAGCGGGGAAAGGCCGCAGGAGGGACCCACAACATTTAAACAGATAGACAGCAAGCTGTCAGGTGACACTGAGGCCCACAGGCTGGGTGGGAAACGAAAGAGAACTGGACTTAGGATCCAGGATGGCTGATTTCCAGCACAGCATTCTCTCCCTTATACTTCCAAAGCCTAAGGGCTAAAAGCAAGGACTCTGGAACGAAACATACTAGGCCTGAATCCTTACCCCTCTATAGCCCAGAGGATCTCGTGTAAGGGATTGCTCCCCTATGCCTCAAAATGAGAATACGAATACCTACTCCCCCCCATAGAACGGTTGGGAGAACTTAActagaaagtccagaaatgacCCTTAGCTCGCTTTCTAACCCCTCCTTATGGCAGAtggctttttctatttcttcttctacaTCTTACATAAATCCTATTACTCAATGAAGCAATCCCTGACTCACTGCAGGCCCACTTGTTTCATCAGATCCTGGTGTTGCTATTTGGCAAATCAAAACAGGCAAGCTAAGACTAGTTTCTTACCTATtcattaaaatagattttttttttccattaaaggaAATACCTTGTAAGGATAAAGGACCTGATTCTTCAAAGCGGGTTCTTAACCTTATTCTGCAAGTTAACTGCAGACTCGCTTTCTAGCCTACTCATCTCAGGAGACCGCTGCCTGGTTTAAATGTGCACTGAAATCTCTAAGGCTCCAGAAAATCTGATTTCTTTAAGTCAGCCTTTAACGTACTTTCTGCTCATTGGAGACCATATTAattatattagagaaaaaatgcCTCGGCAAGTGACTAAATAGATTCTTCCAAGTTAGGTTATTCATACAGATGTCCTCCGAGGCTGGCGATTCTACATAAGGAAATATTACTTTAAGGGTACCACAAAACCCCCTCCTCACCTTTCTCCTTTGGGCCAGTATCCACGAAAAACAGTTTTTCATTGGGAGCCTCTGACACCAAGCCACTGGAGACGGAAATGCAGAACGTCAGGCAGAGACTTTTGGGAAGGATCAGATTTAACCCGTTGGGCCCTGCCCTCTTTCCACCAAGGGACCCTTCCGTACTAAAACCTGACTTCTCAGTTTACCAGTACCTAAAACTTCAAACTCCCCAAGCTAGTGCTGCCAGATAAAACTACAGAACACTCTGAATTTTCAATAACAAACATCTTCTTAGTAGAAATAAGTTGCACACAACAGGTATCGTAACACAAACGcgtcctgcctccctcccccaattttcccAGACACACGTGCCCCCACTCCCGGCCGCGCACCCGGAAATCCCGCCCCACGCACCCGCTCGTGCGCTCCTGTAGCCGCACGTCCTCCAGGAACTGGTCTACTTCCAGCCCCAGCGGCTCCTCCGCGAGCCGCCGCCAGCCCCGCTTTCTGTTTCTCGGGCCTCGGCGGCGCCGCCTCAGCGCCGGGTCCACCGAAGTGGGCCGCAGCCCCAGAAAGCCCGAATCGGCCGCGCTTTTCGGGCACGGCCTCCCACCGCCGCCACTGCTTCCCGCCGCCATCTTGTCAAAGGAAGAGTTCTCTTTCCGGCGCCCAGAATTCCCGTTTGGGGTCTGCGCGCGCAGGTCTCCCGCCTTCTTCAGTGACGTATTTCCTGCATCCGCCATCTTGGTACGGTGGCTGGAGCGGCGAAGGGGCGAGGAGGCTGCCATCTTGGTAAGGGCTAAATGGCTCCTCCTCCCTCGAGTCTGCGCTGCAGAACCTGCAGAGTTGTGGCGGCCGCGGATTCTAGGTCCTCGGCTCTCGCCCTAAACAAAACACCTTTCCTAGCGACCCGAGGTCTTTGCTCAAGagggctgtttttgtttttgagggttattattttttattctcgttttcttaaaaaggaaaaaccgAATCATTAGTGGCAGATTCGGCACGAGACGCGTTCCAATCAAGGAACATCTGGCCTCTCGAAATGCACCAAGCCTTACATCCTGGGAATCAAAGAACGCTAGGAATGTCGAGGCTGGAGGCACAGTACGTAAGGTTGGAGGAATGTTTACAAACGTAGGCTAGTGGAAACCCTAGAAGTGCAATTTCCGTAACTtggctgtgcctcagtttccccatctgtacttCGGGGGTGCTGACGCCTCCACCTCACACGATTATTGCGAAGGTTAAATGTGGTGGTCGACGTTAGGCGCGGGAGACTGTGCCTGGCACCCAAGCGTTGCCCCTGCTACCGCCTCGCCCCCACAGACTTCGTCCGTGAATCAACTGGTCTTCGCTCCAGACAAATAAGGAAGGAAGCTCCGGCCGTGGCAGCCATCCCGAGGGACCCAGGGCCTCGGGAAGCGAGTCCCCGAGCCATAAATGGAATAGGCACAGAGAGGGAGGGCGCCAGGCGGGGGCCACACAGCGGAGCTCCGGCGAGGGCCGGGCGCGGGGCACACCAGCCTGCCCGGCTCGCGCGTGGCCGCCAGGGGGCGCCGGGGCGCCGCGGAGGGGGGCGCGCGCGGGCGGGGCGTGCGGGGCGCGGGCCGGGGACCCCGCCCGGGGCGCGCGAGTGTGGGGGTGCGAGGGCCCCGCGGGCCTCGGCGGCCGGGTCACCTCCTCCCCTCCAGGGCGGCGGGCACCGcggcgcccccgcccgcccctgcCCCACGCCCCGGTTCCCAGGCCCCCGCGGCGGGGGCGGGATGTCCCGTGGGGGGAGCGGGCCCCAGAGTTAAGTTTTCTTCGGAAAATATTTCGCTCTGGCCCCCGGCCCGGGCCTGAGTCACTGGCTCGGCTGCTCTGAGTCATGCACGCTCCACCCCGGCCCGGGAACCCGGCGaggcgccccgccccgcgccctgTCCCCAGGgagcccccccccagcccccagcccccccaggccAGCGTCACGCGGGGCAGGGAGAAGCCTCGGCTTTGCTTTATTCGCTCCATCGCTCGCTCGGTGGGAATACGAGTCCTCCCCGGCCCCTCCCAGCCCCGGGGCAGGGTCAGCCGTGGGGGGCGTGGGGGTCCCAGCCAGCTGCCTGGAAGGGGCCTCGTGCCTCGTCCCCCATCTTTTCCCCGGGTCCCCTGCCAGGGTCAAGCACGAATGTGTGGTGAAGGCAGGAAAAGGCGTGGGGGACGAGTGGtccctttggggggggggggaatgtagCACCAAGAACCACCCCCAACGGCCTCCCTGCAAGTGGTGGGGTCAAGGGAAAACCCTCCTGCCAGGAGGGACTGCAGTTAAATACGGACCGATTGGGGGGGGGGTCCCAGCTGTGGGgcgcctgcgtggcagggccagCATTCCAATccaggcccggggtgggggtgcggtGTGGGGGGACAGAAATACGCCCTTGGGGCACAGCCTGGAAGGCGCAAGGATGGAAGGGGCTTTCCTAGGTGCTCGGGGATCCTCGGTAGAGAATCGGCTATGCCCAGGGGGAGGGGGCGTTCTccgagctggggggggggggcgggggtccaGTTGCAGCAGCAGAAGGAAGGGTTTCTCTCCCAGATGAGCCCCAAAGGTCCGGAGGCCTGAGGACGTGGGCAGGGGTCCTTGCTGGCTGGGCGGGAGGAAGCCGGCCAAGGGGGCTTGTCTGCTCGTCAACCAAGGGCTGCTCTTTTGTGGGGAGACTTAGGGGCCGGGCAGCCTGGTTAGGGctggggtgtggtgggggtgcTGGCTCTCCCATGCCCTCCCCTCCTGAGagtgtcagcagcacctgggcaggcagattcatctgtgttgttcTCTGCTGTAATCCCCAGAGCCTAGAAAAGGCCaagcacagagtaggtgctcaataaatatttgaacgACAAGCAAGGCTGGAGGCCTGCGTGGGGTGCCCAGGTGTAGGTGAGGGCAGGGGCGTCAGGACAGGGGGGCGGTGAGGCCTTGTCCCTCCCCGGGGTCCCCACCCGACACGGCGCCCCAGGTGtctgggagagggtggggggcagggcggGCAGGCAGGGAGCGTGAGGGCCAGGGAGGCGCGTGCGTGCAGCAGGCCAGCGCGGGGGAGCCACGGCCAGGCCGGCGAGAGGGGGGCCGTGGGCGGCGGCGGGCTCACTCGGCGGAGCCCTTGTGGCGCCGCTTGGAGGGCGGCACGAGGCGCCGCGGCAGGTTGGCGGGCAGCCCGTGGCCCTCGAGCTTGGCCTCGATGAGGTGGCTGGCCAGGGCGAACTCCTCGTCGTCCAGCATGCCGTCGCGGTCGACGTCGCTCAGCTTCCAGATGCGCCCCAGCACCGAGTTGGGGAGCTTGGTGCCCACCATCCAGGTCTTGGCCTTGGTGCCGCTCAGCTTGCCGTCGGCGGGCGCCAGGTTGTAGAAGATCTCGTCGTACTTGGACTTGTCCTTGGTCACCACCCACTCGGCCTCGTCGTCCGAGCCCTCCTCACCGTCCTCCAGGGCCTCGTCGGGCCCGCGCTCCACGAAGGGGCCCATGTGGGTGCCCTCGAAGGCGCCCCCCTGCACGCCCGCCTCGGTGCTCTCCAGCTCCTCCTGGCGCAGCAGGGGCATCAGCTTGGCGATGTCGTGCGTCAGCATCTCGTCGAGCGCCTCCAGCAGCTTCGGCTTCAGCGAGTGGAACTTGGTGAAGTCGTGCGCCATCAGCAGgtcctgtggggggggggggacgggccAGGAGGGGCGGGGAAAGGGGACGGTGAGAAATCAGagctcgcccaggacaactaacgaggagGTGAGGGCGGGCAACGACCATACGGAGGAACCGAGGGAGGCCACAGCTGCCCGCAAGAGCCCCTCTCACTTcgaggtggagtgggcaccaccaGCCCAGAGCGCTCAGGACTGGGGGTGAACCGTGGACTGGCGTGGACGTCCTGGTGGTCCACAGGCCGCTTATGACACCAGCGATGGAAGAGACTATCACCCATGTGGAGGCAGTGGGCATGGAGGCGCTGAGGGCGGGGAGCGGGAAAGCAGGGCATACGGGGGCGtttgggggacttgggaattgtcctgaatgacactgcaacgacagatacaggccacagtcaatcttgtcataacctacagaatttggTGGGAGACTGTAAACGAAACCTTACTCCACACTTAGCGAcaaggctccaaaatgtgttcatcagctgCAATGcctgtacctcactaatgaaggatgttgttactgtgggaggtgtggggagcggggcatatgggaaccccgtGTATTTTTTATGCGACATTTGTATAATCGAagtatctctaaaaataaataaaataaaaagaaatcggGGCCGCCATCGCTGGGGCCCGGGGACCGCCTGGGAAGCTCGGGAGCAGCTGCGCACCGAGTGCGGACGTAGCTGAATATCGGAACAAGCTGTTGGGCAGTGACCACGGGAAGAGGCTCGCGTGAGTCCCAGGGGCCCTCCCACGGTGCCAGCCTCGCCCCCAGAATTCCTGGAGAGCAGAGAGGTGGGGGCCCCGGATGGCTCAGAAGAGCAGCCCGTTGCCAGTGGGCTGGATGTCAGGGGTCTGCCATCAGGTGCCGCTCCCAGCACTCACCCCGGCTGCCCGCCAGTGCCCCCGCCCTTAGACAAATGAAGAAAACGGAACGTCCGCCTCCACCACGGCCGCACCCCGCGGAACAGGCTAAGCGGCCAGCTGCCAGATCTGGAGGTGAGATTTGGAAAGGCCGGACTGCTCAGGGCCCCGGGCCCCCAGGAAGCCATTCTGAGCTCGCCAGCCGTGGGCGAGGGTCTGCGGCCGTGCCCCGGGAGTCCCCGCAGAGGCTTCACCTCTGGGCACCACGGAAGTTTCCTGCCACTGTGATCATAAAGGGGCGGGGCTGGGCGGCCCAGCTTCCAGCCCAGCTCTGCTGCTGCTACTCGGGCTGTGCGTCCTCGGGCAAGCACCTACACCTCTCTGCGCCTCGGGTCCTCCCGTTTGTGAAACAGGGTGACCACAATGCCCCCTCGTGTGTTCATCTCGATGAAGCACCCTGTGCACGTCAGCTGCTATTTCCCCAACCGGGATGACGTCGCCAGGGGCGCCAGGCAATGTGGGGAGCCGTTTCTGATGGCCACTGCCCCGGCCTTGGAGCCGCTCGGCTTGCCGTCGGCGGGCACAGGGATGTGGGAGATCTCGCTGTATTTGGACTTGTCCTGAGTCACCACCCACTTGGCCTCGTTGCCCGAGGCCTCCTCGCTCTCCCCGGCGCTGAAACCCCAGGGCTGTGAGAGGAACTGCAGTCCCCTGCAGCCCCTCGTGCCCTCTTCCTCAGTGTGGGATCTTAAGGCTCCCGGCTGCCAAAGGACAGGCGGCGCTTCCCAGCCTCCTTGCAGCCAGCCCTGGCCTCGTGACTAAGCTCTGGCCAATCAGGTGTAAGAACAAGTTGCACGTGCAATTCCTTGCCCTGTCAATACGGTAGCCCCTAGCCACCTGTGCttgtttaaataattaattaaaatgaagcacatggggagctgatgtggctccagCGATtagagtgccagcctcccacgtgggaggtcccgggttctgtcTCCCGTGCCTCCTGGAAACAAAACCTAACAAACgaaacaaccaactcaggggaccgatgtggctcagtagtttagtgccaacttcccacttacaaggttctgggttcaatccctgccccctgctacctcaaaaaaaaaaaaaaagaaaagattaaatataatttaaaatgctttttttttttttttcagttgcccCAGTCATATTTCAAGGGCTCAACAACCATATGAGGCTAGTGACTACCATATTGAACAGTGGGacataaaatatttccatcattataGAAAGCACTATTGAATAGCACTGTTCTAAGAAGTGGCCTTAAACAGAGACTAtacccatctcttctcctttcccCCCTGCCTCTTGCTGGCTGGATATAGATGCAATGGCCAGAGTTTCAGCAGCCATTTTGTACCATGAGGTTTCCTTAGGCCTGGAGGAGAAATAAGACAGGAGAAGAATAGAGACCTGGCTCTGTAAAGCAGCAAATTAGACCTGGACCAACTTCCAAAGATTTGATGAGGGAGAGAAATCTGTCTTAATTATACTCCTATCATTTTGGGTTTTCTCCTCACTCACCTATCCTAAGTCTTAAAACCACTGTTCTGTGGAACCATTTGTGGAAGATGCTTTCCAGAATCTACTGCCCATCCCTTCagcatttttttttgaggtaccaaggccggggattgaacccgggacctcatatgtgggaagttggcactcaaccacacTGGCCACACTgcctcccctgagttgtttttttcgtttgttgaTTGGTTGtttagtttttaggaggcaccagaaacccaACCCagcacctcccgtgtgggaagcaggcgctcacctgcctgagccacatctgcttccctcccttcaGCTTCTGCTGAGGCCCCACCCTGgagcccctcctcctctctccccctccggGCAGCCCCCCACCTGCATCTTCTGGCAGTCGGGGAAGTCCCCCGGGGAGATGTGGTGCTCCAGCTGGATCTTAGCGAAGATGACGGGCAGTTTCAGGATCAGCTGCTTCTTCTTGTTCTCCTTCCCGAACACGGACGGCATCTCCTTCTTCAGGTAGCTGATGATGTAGGCGTGCACCTGCGGGAGAGCGGCGCTGTCATCCGAGCACCCATCGGAGTCACGGGGGGGTCGTTAAACACAGGCCGCCGGCCCGGCTCTCAGTAGGTCTGGATGGGGCCTGAGAACCTGCATTTCTAGGAAGCTCTCAGGTGATGCTGAAGCCGGcccgaggggaggggagaggccgCGCTTTGAGAACCACCTCTTCTCGCCTCCTCTGGGTCACCTCCGCCCCTCCCTGGCCTCAGCCCCCCTAAGCCGTCCACTCCCAAGCGTGCATACCAGCCTCTCCCTGCAGTACCTGCCTCCTCCACATTCCGAGACAGCTCCCCGTGCTCCCCGTCTCCGCGCCCTCCCCGGCCACCCGAGGGCCCGCTCACTCAGCTCTGCCCGGCCCTGAAgaggcccccccaccccactacccGTTCAGGCCCGAAATCTGGAGGGCCTCCTTGACGGGagccccccagccctcccagccccagcccagcccgcaGGGGGGAGAGCCCTGCTCCCCTCTTCGGCGCCACAGCCTCAGTGGCCACCCCCCAGCCACGGCTCGTCTGCCCGGGTCAAGCGGCGggcgccccgccctgccccctgcctctgccccctgCAGCCTCTTCTCCATGGGGCAGCAGACCGAGGGTTTTAGAAACGGACAGAGGCTCCAGCCGCTCTCACTCCAAAGGCGGAATCGCTTCCCACCCAAATGCAGCACACCTGCCCTTCCACTCGCGTTTCCTCCCGCGCGGACCCGGGGGTTTTAAGAACCTACAAGAAATGTGCTTTCGCACTGCCTGAAAGGGGGAGAGAATCGGCGCCACCTCTCTGAAGACAGACACCGGGGAGATGTGCAAAAACGTAAAATTGGGCCACTCTTCGGACTAATTTGGGGAGGgggattttgaaaataaattttctttaaatgttttctttaggtttacAGGTATAAGGGTTCATTATTGCTTTTAAATGAAGTGTTAATCATATCAATCATTCTACCAATgttaattaatataaattaatatcatCAACAAAAAATAAACGTTAGGTGATGAATACATTACAATAAAGTTCAATTACACAACCAAAAAAAATCCTTCACTTAGTTTCAACTTCTAATATGATAAATAGTGATAAGATTTAAGCCATGTAAATACAAGCTCTCTGGGGCATcagttttttcaggaggtacctggGGCTGAGCCGGGACCTCGAACACGGGAGGCGGGCACTCCACCAGTGGCCCACAACCACTCCCTCCATCATTTTTCAGTGTAAAGAAGTTCTGAGACCCGAAGGTTTACGAGCTGTTGCTTCACGTCATTTGCCTCCTGCCAACATTGGCCACGTCCTCTCACTCCCCTCCTGTTCACTGCAGCTCCCTCACTGCCTCTTCCTTCTACCAGCATGCCGGCAgcttcctgccccagggcctttgcatgcACGGTTCCGCTGCCTGGTTCTGCCCAGTCTTCCAAAGCCAGCTCCCTCAGCTTCCTGGAGACATCACCTCCTCACAGAGGCCGTCCCCACGCAAAGCAGGtgccccaacctccccccccccattatttGATCATTTGTCATTACTGTATCTGTTGATTTACCTATTCTGTCTCCCTCCATCACAATATGAGATCCAGGAGGGCTGGGCCGGGGCTTTTCCCTGTCTCCCCAGCACAGGGGCAGTACGCATGGCAAGCACTCAAGAAATTTTTGTGGAATAAACCAATgaacttgaggattttggaacCATAGatcttataaaatatatatatatatgtgaagaGGGAGGGCAGGATAACGGGTGTTGGTAggtccctttttcttttttttaaaggcggtttaataattaaaaatgggaagtggatgtggctcaagcaattgggctcctgcctaccacacaggaggtccctggaTGGGTTcccgctgcctcctaaagaagacagcgagctggcgcaacggacaggtgcagcaagctgacacaacaagacgatgcaacaagagacacaagaagaaaaacacaacgagagacacaacaaagcagggaaccgaggtggctcaagtgattacgTGCCtccctcccgcatgggaggtcgcaggttcggctcctggtgcctcccaaagaaacaaggaagacaaacagacacagcaagtgcaaacaacgagggggtggggagagacaaacaataaacataaatcttaaaaaaataattaaatatatctgCTTATATAAAAAGAATC
Proteins encoded in this window:
- the LOC131277842 gene encoding ribosome biogenesis protein NOP53 isoform X1 — its product is MAASSPLRRSSHRTKMADAGNTSLKKAGDLRAQTPNGNSGRRKENSSFDKMAAGSSGGGGRPCPKSAADSGFLGLRPTSVDPALRRRRRGPRNRKRGWRRLAEEPLGLEVDQFLEDVRLQERTSGGLVSEAPNEKLFFVDTGPKEKERKKRTKGQKKSLLLKKPLRVDLILENTSKIPAPKDILAHQVPNAKKLKRKEQLWERLAKQGELPREVRRAQARLLHPPVTKTRPGPQDTVERPFYDLWAPNNPLDQPLLGQDTFFLEQTKKKGVKRPLHLHSKPSQAPAVEVTPAGASYHPSFEDHQTLLLAAHEVELQRQKEAEKLERQLALPTAEQAATQESVFQEMCEGLLEESDGEGDSDQGEDPEAGGAADSSMPSRMATVEKKTEQQRRREKAARTLRVQQAAVRAARLRQQELFRLRGIKAQVARRLAELARRRERRRAQRLAEADKPRRLGRLKYQAPDIDVQLSSELSDSLRTLKPEGNILRDRFKSFQRRNMIEPRERAKFKRKYKVKLVEKRAFREIQL
- the LOC131277842 gene encoding ribosome biogenesis protein NOP53 isoform X2; translation: MAASSPLRRSSHRTKMADAGNTSLKKAGDLRAQTPNGNSGRRKENSSFDKMAAGSSGGGGRPCPKSAADSGFLGLRPTSVDPALRRRRRGPRNRKRGWRRLAEEPLGLEVDQFLEDVRLQERTSGGLVSEAPNEKLFFVDTGPKEKERKKRTKGQKKSLLLKKPLRVDLILENTSKIPAPKDILAHQVPNAKKLKRKEQLWERLAKQGELPREVRRAQARLLHPPVTKTRPGPQDTVERPFYDLWAPNNPLDQPLLGQDTFFLEQTKKKGVKRPLHLHSKPSQAPAVEVTPAGASYHPSFEDHQTLLLAAHEVELQRQKEAEKLERQLALPTAEQAATQESVFQEMCEGLLEESDGEGDSDQGEDPEAGGAADSSMPSRMATVEKKTEQQRRREKAARTLRVQQAAVRAARLRQQELFRLRGIKAQVARRLAELARRRERRRAQRLAEADKPRRLGRLKYQAPDIDVQLSSELSDSLRTLKPEGNILRDRFKSFQRRNMIEPRERAKFKRKYKVKLVEKRAFREIQ
- the LOC131277841 gene encoding EH domain-containing protein 2; this encodes PRAPAPPGYDFPAVLRWFAERVDLIVLLFDAHKLEISDEFSEAIGALRGHEDKIRVVLNKADLVETQQLMRVYGALMWALGKVVGTPEVLRVYIGSFWAQPLLVPDNRRLFELEEQDLFRDIQGLPRHAALRKLNDLVKRARLVRVHAYIISYLKKEMPSVFGKENKKKQLILKLPVIFAKIQLEHHISPGDFPDCQKMQDLLMAHDFTKFHSLKPKLLEALDEMLTHDIAKLMPLLRQEELESTEAGVQGGAFEGTHMGPFVERGPDEALEDGEEGSDDEAEWVVTKDKSKYDEIFYNLAPADGKLSGTKAKTWMVGTKLPNSVLGRIWKLSDVDRDGMLDDEEFALASHLIEAKLEGHGLPANLPRRLVPPSKRRHKGSAE